In one window of Fulvia fulva chromosome 5, complete sequence DNA:
- a CDS encoding Alpha-ionylideneethane synthase aba3, which produces MPAYKWHYPEEIANDLQSVDLPPSVKAEVFACAWEYSRCVIPHYTNWKRYVAFMRIIIIGTIAEFKGSLFDMTADDDNMLGYSLNQVLYDLFEDTAGAKNMAREYKTFLTVTSDKTSDRQHDQFFRSYIKAVPSGPANWFRLGDCDALCRFTIAAALVCNDIDDVWFDNEQWNVLAEIGDTLYDAIAFYKHRAEGETNNTFAYMPEGIREEAFRNAREVLWAMDTAYAKRPEWQVIINMIRFFGGPIHMMMRRYRFVEEGLVIGKSEDENVQKAAKKHEKLWHRLELDQSRQQAGQVHFDRILDKQDAILFEGFVDILNDGNRQDSAMSSPTIDGEAEKRFGGALLSDSVREQWREYALGLNDRVLKAFPEVVISPALPTEVRSAIS; this is translated from the coding sequence ATGCCGGCCTACAAGTGGCATTACCCAGAGGAGATCGCGAACGATCTACAGAGTGTCGATCTCCCTCCCTCGGTGAAGGCAGAGGTCTTCGCCTGTGCTTGGGAGTACTCGAGATGCGTCATCCCGCACTACACCAACTGGAAGCGCTATGTGGCCTTTATGCGAATCATCATCATCGGAACGATCGCTGAGTTCAAGGGCTCGCTGTTCGACATGACAGCAGATGACGACAATATGCTGGGCTACAGCCTCAACCAAGTGCTGTATGATCTCTTCGAAGACACAGCCGGTGCCAAAAACATGGCCAGAGAGTACAAGACCTTCCTGACCGTGACAAGCGACAAGACTAGCGATCGACAGCACGATCAATTCTTCCGCAGCTACATCAAGGCAGTGCCTTCTGGCCCGGCCAACTGGTTTCGACTTGGTGATTGCGATGCGCTGTGTCGGTTCACGATTGCAGCAGCGCTAGTCTGCAACGACATCGACGATGTATGGTTTGACAACGAGCAGTGGAATGTTCTCGCAGAGATTGGAGACACTCTTTACGACGCCATAGCCTTCTATAAGCACAGAGCGGAAGGGGAGACCAACAACACGTTCGCATATATGCCAGAAGGTATTCGAGAGGAAGCGTTCCGTAACGCACGAGAAGTCTTGTGGGCCATGGACACTGCATATGCCAAGAGACCGGAGTGGCAGGTTATCATCAACATGATCCGATTCTTCGGCGGTCCGATTCATATGATGATGCGCAGATATCGATTCGTTGAAGAAGGACTTGTGATTGGAAAGAGTGAGGATGAGAATGTCCAGAAGGCGGCCAAGAAGCACGAGAAGCTGTGGCATCGACTGGAGCTGGACCAGTCTCGGCAACAAGCTGGTCAAGTCCATTTCGACAGGATCCTCGACAAGCAAGACGCCATATTGTTCGAGGGGTTCGTTGACATCTTGAACGACGGCAATCGGCAGGACAGCGCAATGTCCAGTCCAACCATCGACGGAGAGGCAGAAAAGCGCTTCGGGGGAGCTCTCCTGAGTGATAGTGTACGTGAGCAGTGGCGAGAATATGCTCTTGGACTCAATGATCGCGTTCTGAAGGCGTTCCCTGAGGTCGTCATAAGCCCTGCGCTCCCGACTGAGGTGCGGTCCGCGATCTCCTGA
- a CDS encoding Short-chain dehydrogenase/reductase aba4: protein MRVCQIVSTIKQFGQLDGAAKIAGVYDYPTSELWHEQRGIEKWDHVIGVNLTGAANCLHVELEHMASAAASTGRKASQVKIAYYREHRYIASKHGNIGLTKALAKEYGPVGININAVAPGAIDTPMNANVGREVGDKLVAAIPIPRRGTAEETAKLIVFLLSEDASYITGATYTVDGGMTQYDEE from the exons ATGCGAGTGTGCCAGATAGTGT CGACCATTAAACAGTTCGGGCAGCTTGATGGCGCTGCGAAAATTGCGGGAGTGTACGACTATCCAACCAGCGAACTTTGGCACGAGCAACGCGGCATCGAGAAGTGGGATCATGTCATTGGAGTCAACCTGACGGGTGCTGCGAACTGCTTGCATGTCGAGCTGGAGCATATGGCGTCAGCCGCTGCGAGCACCGGCAGAAAAGCCA GCCAAGTTAAGATCGCGTACTACCGCGAGCATAGATATATTGCCAGCAAGCACGGTAATATTGGCCTCACGAAAGCCCTGGCCAAGGAATATGGACCCGTGGGCATCAACATCAACGCCGTTGCGCCTGGTGCCATTGATACGCCCATGAATGCGAATGTCGGACGAGAGGTTGGAGACAAGTTGGTGGCCGCGATCCCAATACCACGAAGAGGGACTGCCGAGGAGACTGCAAAGCTGATTGTTTTCTTGTTGTCCGAGGATGCTTCCTATATTACTGGAGCCACGTACACTGTCGATGGCGGCATGACACAGTATGATGAAGAATGA
- a CDS encoding Cytochrome P450 monooxygenase abl2, producing MVLPSFSAWPAVTAACIAVAILITVVYRWLLHPLRSFPGPWTHGITDIPSALKLSNGVQHCHYYDLYRKYGPVVRVAPNELLFTSADAWGIFMGTKGKVMERSPNFIGVASPMNGYVGVGLARGKEHTRQRKALAPALSKNALYGQEEIIQRHISALIEALHKTVAEGDAANMSDYYLSYGEPFGCLAQGSATEWAKSIINVTIYATYDQAIRRVAGVDTWFRNLIIKAFVPTEVAKWIVLHVQKSKEKTLQRLADTTNKDVIHHLLQNEDSKKALSSTEIILNMILFASAGSETTSITLTAWTYLICTHKNVYDRLCTEIRSAFKTRDEIKVDSVMKLPYLGATINEALRLFPAGAVAMQRVVPTGGATIDGHYVPAGTTVAISPWVAGRSPSNFHDADAFRPERWLQEDPEFAEHRLNASRPFGYGPKKCIGEELSFLEMRLIGSHLLSTFDLELDMSGDRRKDNEAWCLTPRPETIKLYQVLLKPNLWVRLIKR from the exons ATGGTTCTCCCTTCTTTCTCAGCATGGCCTGCAGTGACAGCAGCATGCATCGCTGTCGCCATTTTGATCACAGTCGTCTATCGCTGGCTTCTTCATCCGTTGAGGTCGTTCCCAGGTCCCTGGACTCATGGGATAACAGACATACCGAGCGCTCTGAAGCTATCGAACGGTGTTCAGCATTGCCACTATTACGACCTCTATCGCAAATATGGCCCGGTCGTGCGTGTGGCACCAAACGAGCTTCTTTTCACGAGCGCTGACGCGTGGGGGATATTTATGGGTACC AAAGGAAAGGTGATGGAGAGGAGTCCTAACTTCATTGGTGTAGCTTCGCCTATGAATGGATATGTCGGTGTGGGTCTTGCGAGAGGCAAAGAACATACTCGCCAGCGCAAAGCTCTTGCACCAGCCCTCTCAAAGAACGCGCTGTATGGACAGGAAGAGATCATCCAGCGTCATATATCCGCCTTGATTGAAGCATTACACAAGACGGTCGCCGAGGGCGATGCAGCCAACATGTCGGACTACT ACCTTTCGTATGGCGAACCATTTGGATGCCTCGCACAAGGCTCAGCGACTGAATGGGCTAAATCTATCATCAACGTCACAATATATGCCACCTATGACCAAGCTATCAGAAGGGTGGCTGGTGTGGATACTTGGTTCAGAAATCTCATCATCAAGGCCTTCGTGCCGACAGAAGTCGCCAAGTGGATAGTCTTGCATGTGCAAAAGTCGAAAGAGAAGACACTGCAGA GACTGGCCGACACAACGAACAAGGATGTCATCCACCATCTACTGCAGAACGAAGACTCCAAGAAGGCGCTCTCATCCACCGAGATCATCCTCAATATGATTCTGTTCGCCAGTGCAGGATCTGAAACGACCTCGATCACGCTTACCGCTTGGACGTATCTAATTTGCACCCACAAGAACGTGTATGACCGACTATGCACAGAGATCAGATCTGCTTTCAAGACGAGAGATGAGATCAAAGTTGACTCTGTCATGAAGCTGCCGTATCTCGGCGCCACCATCAACGAGGCACTGCGTCTGTTCCCAGCCGGCGCAGTGGCTATGCAACGCGTGGTCCCAACCGGCGGCGCCACGATCGATGGACATTACGTACCGGCTGGGACTACTGTCGCGATATCGCCCTGGGTTGCCGGTCGTTCGCCATCGAACTTCCATGATGCCGACGCCTTTCGACCGGAGCGCTGGCTCCAGGAAGATCCAGAATTCGCAGAACATCGTCTCAATGCTTCGAGACCCTTTGGCTACGGACCGAAGAAGTGCATTGGCGAAGAACTCTCATTTTTGGAGATGAGACTCATCGGATCGCATCTGTTGTCTACCTTTGACCTTGAGCTTGACATGTCAGGCGATCGGCGGAAAGACAATGAGGCGTGGTGTTTGACACCGCGGCCTGAGACGATCAAGCTCTATCAGGTACTGCTGAAGCCCAATCTCTGGGTGCGGCTCATCAAGAGGTGA
- a CDS encoding putative NAD(P)H-dependent D-xylose reductase xyl1, whose product MSLSQAIRRTATLFSRSSNSSPLRQAAIQRLSSLSNQITSRNYAAMSAPTVTLSNGRKMPLVGFGLWKVTNETCADQVYNAIKTGYRLFDGACDYGNEREAGEGVARAIKDGLVKREELFIVSKLWNSFHDKERVKPICKKQLGDWGIDYFDLFIIHFPIALKYVDPSVRYPPGFFDENDKLSLSKAPLEETYHAMEELYDEGLIKSIGISNYNGSLLLDVERYAKHMPQTLQIEHHPYLVQKDLLELCKSRQIAVTAYSSFGPQSFLELNMQKAKDTPLLFDHSAIKSISEKHNKTPAQVLLRWATQRGVAVIPKSNNQGRLAQNLDVCSFDLSDAEIKQISDLDQGLRFNNPLNYGVQVPIFA is encoded by the exons ATGTCGCTTTCCCAGGCTATAAGAAG AACTGCCACATTGTTCTCTCGAAGCTCGAATTCGTCGCCTCTTCGACAAGCTGCAATTCAAAGACTCTCGAGTCTCAGTAACCAGATCACATCCAGGAACTACGCTGCAATGTCTGCGCCAACAGTGACTTTGAGCAATGGCCGCAAG ATGCCCTTGGTAGGCTTCGGCCTCTGGAAGGTCACCAACGAGACTTGCGCCGATCAAGTATACAACGCCATCAAGACTGGATACCGCCTGTTCGACGGTGCTTGCGACTATGGCAACGAGAGGGAAGCAGGTGAAGGAGTTGCAAGAGCGATCAAGGACGGTCTCGTGAAGCGTGAAGAGCTCTTCATCGTTTCCAAGCTGTGGAACAGCTTCCACGACAAGGAGCGCGTCAAGCCAATCTGCAAGAAGCAGCTCGGAGACTGGGGCATCGACTACTTCGACCTCTTCATCATCCACTTCCCAATCGCCCTCAAGTACGTCGACCCATCAGTCCGTTACCCACCAGGCTTCTTCGACGAGAACGACAAGCTTTCTCTCAGCAAGGCTCCCCTCGAGGAGACCTACCACGCCATGGAAGAGCTGTACGATGAGGGCTTGATCAAGTCGATTGGAATTAGCAACTACAATGGCTCGCTGTTGTTGGATGTCGAGCGCTACGCCAAGCATATGCCACAGACTCTCCAGATTGAGCACCATCCATACCTCGTCCAGAAGGACCTCCTTGAGCTTTGCAAGAGCCGCCAGATCGCTGTCACTGCTTACTCGTCGTTTGGACCACAATCGTTCCTGGAGCTCAACATGCAGAAGGCAAAGGATACTCCACTACTTTTCGACCATTCGGCGATTAAGAGCATTTCGGAGAAGCACAACAAGACTCCTGCTCAAGTTCTGCTCCGATGGGCGACACAGCGTGGTGTTGCCGTTATCCCAAAGAGCAACAACCAGGGCCGTCTCGCGCAGAACCTCGATGTGTGCAGCTTCGATCTTAGTGATGCTGAGATCAAGCAGATTAGCGACCTTGACCAAGGTCTCCGGTTTAACAACCCCTTGAACTACGGCGTCCAGGTTCCTATCTTTGCGTAG
- a CDS encoding FAD-binding monooxygenase moxY, giving the protein MRVNHDGPTNIVANTAVDDIAQNSPTAERDGHLIPQRDGTGYTVREQPYGTKREVKVILMGAGASTLNFLKKAEEQMQNVKITVYEKNHDVGGTWLENRYPGCACDIPSVNYQFSWAIKLWTHFYSYSPEIWEYIKDIYDKHDFVNKYIKLQHQINHVEWNEEKGKWVLRVKNIVSGEEFEDEAEYFINAGGVLNNWKWPDVPGLHDTFKGKVMHSAAYEEGYDLENKRVAVLGAGSSGVQIVAKLQPKVKQLYHWIRSPIWITAGFAQTWAGKDGANFEYTPEQREYLERNPKEYLRYRKQVENELNQRFKFIIKGSEEARVARDFSYDQMARKLNNDERLCDKIIPKNFNPGCRRPTPAPGYLEALVADNATIFTEATDKFTEHGFLDQAGTEHEVDVVICATGFDTSWLPRFPFRAHGKDIRDIWTPEEGVTSYLSIGVPGMPNHFSFCGPYGPLGHGSFMPLIERWTQYMFDVISKAQVENIKSFTPKMKPCQQFRQHADLFLKRTAWTSPCRSWFKQGKRDGQAAIWPGSRLHFLHLLERPRYEDYEIDYWDDNMFAFLGNGFDTREFDGRDITHYLGLLDDEDVQPKYDDELMNKMAGWAVGK; this is encoded by the exons ATGCGTGTCAATCACGATGGCCCGACTAACATAGTCGCCAACACAGCAGTCGACGACATCGCGCAGAACAGCCCAACCGCTGAACGAGATGGCCACCTCATTCCCCAACGAGACGGGACAGGCTATACAGTGCGGGAACAGCCATATGGCACCAAGCGTGAGGTCAAAGTCATCCTCATGGGCGCTGGCGCCTCGACACTCAACTTCTTGAAGAAGGCGGAAGAACAGATGCAGAACGTGAAGATAACAGTGTACGAGAAGAACCATGATGTTGGCGGGACATGGCTGGAGAACCG ATATCCAGGTTGTGCTTGCGACATCCCTTCCGTGAACTATCAGTTCAGCTGGGCTATCAAGTTGTGGACACACTTCTACTCATATTCCCCCGAGATATGGGAGTACATCAAGGACATCTACGACAAGCATGACTTCGTCAACAAATATATCAAGCTACAACATCAGATCAACCATGTGGAGTGGAACGAAGAGAAGGGGAAGTGGGTGCTGAGGGTGAAGAACATCGTCAGTGGAGAAGAGTTCGAGGACGAGGCAGAATACTTTATCAATGCTGGTGGCGTTTTGAACAATTGGAAATGGCCAGACGTCCCTGGACTGCATGACACTTTCAAAGGCAAAGTCATGCACTCGGCAGCGTATGAAGAGGGATACGACCTCGAGAACAAACGTGTCGCAGTCTTGGGCGCCGGTAGCAGTGGAGTACAGATCGTCGCGAAGTTACAACCAAAGGTCAAACAGCTCTACCACTGGATTCGGTCTCCCATCTGGATCACAGCAGGCTTTGCTCAAACGTGGGCCGGAAAGGACGGCGCAAACTTCGAGTACACCCCGGAACAGCGCGAATATCTCGAACGGAACCCCAAGGAGTATCTCAGATATCGCAAGCAGGTTGAGAACGAGCTCAATCAGAGGTTCAAGTTCATCATCAAAGGCAGTGAAGAAGCAAGAGTTGCCCGGGATTTCTCCTATGACCAGATGGCGCGCAAGCTTAACAACGATGAGAGACTCTGCGATAAGATTATTCCCAAGAACTTCAACCCTGGCTGTCGTCGCCCTACGCCTGCACCAGGCTATCTCGAAGCTCTCGTCGCCGACAATGCAACAATCTTCACGGAAGCTACTGACAAGTTTACAGAACATGGCTTCCTAGACCAAGCCGGCACCGAGCACGAAGTCGACGTTGTGATCTGTGCCACCGGGTTCGATACATCCTGGCTACCACGCTTCCCCTTCCGTGCACATGGGAAAGACATTCGCGATATCTGGACTCCGGAAGAAGGCGTCACTTCCTATCTGAGTATTGGCGTTCCAGGCATGCCAAACCATTTTTCCTTCTGTGGTCCCTATGGTCCACTCGGTCACGGTTCCTTCATGCCCTTGATCGAACGCTGGACGCAGTACATGTTCGATGTCATCAGTAAAGCCCAAGTCGAGAACATCAAGTCTTTCACCCCAAAGATGAAGCCTTGCCAACAATTCCGTCAGCATGCCGATCTATTCTTGAAGAGAACAGCGTGGACGAGCCCTTGTCGTAGCTGGTTCAAGCAAGGCAAGAGGGATGGGCAGGCGGCGATCTGGCCGGGAAGCAGACTGCACTTCCTGCACCTGCTAGAACGACCGCGATATGAAGACTACGAGATTGACTACTGGGACGATAACATGTTTGCTTTCCTGGGCAATGGATTTGATACGAGGGAGTTTGATGGAAGGGATATCACGCATTATCTGGGACTTTTGGACGATGAAGACGTGCAGCCGAAGTATGATGATGAGCTCATGAATAAGATGGCGGGCTGGGCTGTTGGGAAGTAG